The genomic interval CCGGACATCGGCACTCCCGGACGCAACGCCGCCATCGTGACGAAAACCCTCGTGTTCATGGGCCAGGGCAGCGACACCGGCGTCGGCGTGCCTGCCGGATTCGGCGGCAAACTGTTCCACGCGTTCGACAAGAAGACCGGAAAGATCGTCTGGGAAATGGAGCTGCCGGCCGGCATCAGCAACTCTCCGATGACCTACATGGTCAACGGAAAACAGTACATCGTGGTTGCCGTGTCCGGACGCCAATATCCGGGGGAACTCATCGCGCTGGCAATCCCATAAATAAGGAGCGTGGAAGATGTCGGACCAGCTGAGCCGAAAAGCATCGCGAGCAAGGAGCGGCTGAGAGCGAGCGTGGCAAGCATACCCACAACTATTCCGATGGAGAGCAAAAACGCGGCTTCAGAGACGACCTGTAACATGATCTGATTAGCGAGTTCGGAACTCTTCCTTAAAGGAGCGCCCAGTGAGCAAAGCGATCGAAAATCTGCAGGCCGCCCAGCGGCGGGCAATGAATGGCCGCCCGAAAATAGGGGGCTTTCCGTACCTCGCTGAAACCTTGCGCCAGGCTGGGGTAACCCGTAATGTCTGGTTCCTTCCGTCATGCCAGAGTCTTTATTTGACGGAGGATGGGCCGGTCGTGATCCAAGGCGTGCCGCTGGTATCGGGAGCGGTTGAGGTGCCGGAGTTCGATCGGGAGGGGCTGATCACGGCGTTGCGGACCGATCAGGCCGGTAAGAGCACGTTCCCCGAGTTTCTCGAAGCCTCCTGGCGCTCGGGCGTCGTCCGTTATGATGTCGATTTTCAGGCGCGCACCGTCAGTTACTTCGGCTGCAACGGCGAGCAATACGTTGAACGGTATCCCGCAGCTTCTCTCACTTAATCTGCATTTCCGCAATACATCACCGCGTATTTACGCCACCATGTCAAACGGTCTATGCTCGGATGAGGGGTTCGTGAGGTTGACGCATTTCGTATTCGCGGGTTCGAGGCCTGATTGGCAGCGAAGAGTTAGCATCTGCCTGATAGTGATGTGCCTGCTTTTGTCAGGCTGTGTTTTGCGCCGGACGGTTATTCCGCCAAGTCAGCGATTATTGCCGGCCCAAACCCGCAGCTTCAAGGATTTGCTGCAGGATCTCCAGGCTCGAAGTCAGGCCGTAAAAACCTTAAAGGCTGCGAAGGTCTTGTTCCAGCCCTCGAGTGGAGCGCGGAAAAAGGGTGAGCTGACCGAGACTCGCGTGCCGGTCGCCGGATTCATTCTGGTGGACCGGCCGAACGACATTCGGATCCGGCTCAATCTGCCGCTTCTGGGTACCACCGGAGCGGATTTGATTTCGGACGGCCATTTCTTCAAGGTCTGGGTTCCGTTTACCAACAAGCTTTACGAGGGGAACGCGGATGAAGCGATCCAGATCGGCAGTGCCGACCTTCAGCTGCCGCCGCCCAAAGAGATCTCCAATGCGTTGTTTGTCGACATCCGGCCATACCTCGATAACCCAAAATACGTCCTGTTCCCGAAGGAAACCACGAAGGGGACACGCAGCTATTATGTGGTCAGCATCGTCAGTGTCGGCAGCACTGACGAAAGCGTCGAGATTGTCCAGGAAATCTGGATCGATCGAACCGACATGGAGATCGCCCAACAATCGATCTACGGGAAAGGCGGTCAACTATTGACGGAGGCCGAGTTTGCAGGATATTCGATGAGGGGAGACAGCCCCTTTCCGAAAGCCGTCACGATTCACCGCCCCATCGAAGACGTGAACCTGAAAATCACGTTCCAGACACCACCCGAGCTGAACACTCCCCTCGCGGATAATGCTTTTCAGTTAGCTTCAACCGGAGCCGAAGTCGTCCATATGTCCGGCCAGAAGCCGGGACAGTAGACGCGCGAAGTCAGTTTGCGCCCGGCTTTTCCACCTGGGCGATGACCAATCCCTGAAGCGGGGCTTTCACGGATTGCAACTTCAGACCGACGGACTGGAGAGCCGAAGACAACGCCGAGGGCGTCAGCCCGGTGAAGGGGTTTAAAGGGTTTCGGATGGTTGGATCATCCTCAAAAAGGATAGTAGTCCACTTTACTCATGAGTAAAGTGGACTAAGCTCGTCGCCCAGGGGCAATGTCAGAATGGTCAGTCCGCTGATCCGGCTTGCAGCCGGGTACGGGCGTAGTAAATGGCAAATAACAGCAGGAGCGCGCCGACGATGCCATTGGCGAGCGAATCCACTGTCATCAGGCCTCGTGCTCCGAAATGTTTGTATCCGACGCCGTCGAGCCAGGTCATGTAGGCGATCGGCAGGTTCCCGCTCGCGCCAAGCAGCGAGTATGCCGTGCCCGCGGCATGCGTACGCGGCCCGAGAACATCCAACTCCAGAGCTGTGAATGCGGCATACGCGATTCCAGCGGACAACGAATAGCCGATATATCCGCCCGCGTAGGTGAACGGAGTTGCCGGGCCAAAGGCCAGCCAGGCGGAGAATGGCACCGACAGGAGGCCGGCAAGCGCGTATGCGGCGGTCCGGCTGATCCGGTCGCAAATCCAGCCCCCCATCAGGCAACCCAACGCCGAAAGCAGACCGCCCGCGACGCCGGACACAAAAGCGACCTGGGCGTCGGACGCATGGTAGTCCGGCCCGACACTGGAGATGAGATTCGCGACCGCGGCGCTTCCAACAGGAGACAAAAAGAACACCAGACCGATCAGCGTGGCTCGCGAACGCAGCAAGCCCCAGACATCGCGGCTGATGGCTTTAAATAAAGGAATGACGGGCATTCGCTGAGGCCGCGTTTCGACGATGGCCATCGCAGCCAGCGACGGAAGAAATACCATCAGAGCGCCCGCCGCGGCCAGAGCGGGGAGCGGCAGCTTGTCCGCCGCCCAAACCAGCGCGCCCGCGCCGAG from Terriglobia bacterium carries:
- a CDS encoding DUF1398 family protein → MSKAIENLQAAQRRAMNGRPKIGGFPYLAETLRQAGVTRNVWFLPSCQSLYLTEDGPVVIQGVPLVSGAVEVPEFDREGLITALRTDQAGKSTFPEFLEASWRSGVVRYDVDFQARTVSYFGCNGEQYVERYPAASLT
- a CDS encoding MFS transporter, encoding MSRAGLCGHSLAGSASLTKAAEHPQDNPPWLFGILFIPYGAFNGVIVVLIPFLLRKHGVTPDRIADVIAISSIPNFWYFLYSPVVDTGWLRRTWIMIAGAGSGICAFAAIAAPSMSLTALTILLLCGNVVSMLLSASCGALLTALDATHRGRASGWYQAGNLGGGALGAGALVWAADKLPLPALAAAGALMVFLPSLAAMAIVETRPQRMPVIPLFKAISRDVWGLLRSRATLIGLVFFLSPVGSAAVANLISSVGPDYHASDAQVAFVSGVAGGLLSALGCLMGGWICDRISRTAAYALAGLLSVPFSAWLAFGPATPFTYAGGYIGYSLSAGIAYAAFTALELDVLGPRTHAAGTAYSLLGASGNLPIAYMTWLDGVGYKHFGARGLMTVDSLANGIVGALLLLFAIYYARTRLQAGSAD